ACtaacacacctaaccctaatgACCCTGCTATGACTCCTATGAAtaacacacctaaccctaatgACCCTGCTATGACTCCTATGAAtaacacacctaaccctaatgACCCAGCTATGACTCATATGaacacacctaaccctaatgACCCAGCTATGACTCCTATGAATAACACTAGGATTATGTAGGACACACCCTTATGTATCAGAGGGTCCAATGAGGTCAGTTTCCTGGGCGTGGCATCACCACGTAGTAAGGTTTATAGAAAACCTAAAGCCCTGGATCAACCAGAGGGCCACAGCTCTACTGCTGCATCACAAAGTAAACAGGCCAcacctttctcttcccctctctctctctctcgcccaccgAGCCAGCCGTTACCGGGCCGCCGAGCCAGCCGTTACCGGGCCGCCGAGCCAGCAGTTACCGGGCCGCCGAGCCAGCCGTTACCGGGCCGCCGAGCCAGCCGTTACCGGGCCGCCGAGCCAGCAGTTACCGGGCCGCCGAGCCAGCAGTTACCGGGCCGCCGAGCCAGCAGCCAGCCGCCGAGCCAGCAGTTACCGGGCCGCCGAGCCAGCAGTTACCGGGCCGCCGAGCCAGCAGTTACCGGGCCGCCGAGCCAGCCGCTACCGGGCCGCCGAGCCAGCAGTTACCGGGCCGCCGAGCCAGCCGTTACCGGGCCGCCGAGCCAGCAGTTACCGGGCCGCCGAGCCAGCAGTTACCGGGCCACTGAAACAATAATTCCATGAATGGCATGGTATCCAACCAGCCACCCAGGAGGCCCTGAAATCAACTATTTAATTCCCTTTGCCAACGACAAGGAGGCACGCAGAACGGCAACTCCTCTATTTAAAAAAGGGGACAATGATGCGATCAGCTGTCCAAACAGACACCTACTAAATAAATGCATTGACATTAATTTGCAGTGTGTTTAAGCTGGTTTGTGTTTCTTTCCCAGATATGAAGGATTCTGTTTCGACGACGTGACGACGACTCAATGATTGTTATTTTCGAGACGGCAGATATATTAAAAATATTTCATTTCATTCAATTCATCCCCAGACATCCTTCAGGACTGAAACACCGTCTAAAGTACTGTCACCCTGATTCGTAAAAGACTGTCACGTCCCCCCAAAATAAAAGAAGTAGACGGCCCATTACGTCACGAAAGGTTGATATCAAAACGTCTACCTCCAGAGGTGTGGACCACACACCTGTCTACCTGTTCCCCAACGTCTACCTgttccccaacacacacacacacccgtctaCCTGTtccccaacacagacacacacccgtCTACCTGTtccccaacacagacacacacccgtCTACCTGTtccccaacacagacacacacccgtCTACCTGTtccccaacacagacacacaccagtcTACCTGTtccccaacacagacacacaccagtcTACCTGTtccccaacacagacacacacccgtCTACCTGTtccccaacacagacacacacccgtCTTCCTGTTCCCCAACACAGACACCTGATTGGCTAGCACAAAGGGACTTATCACAGGGCTTACCGGCTTTCTCCTCTCCAACCGCCACCTCGGCTAAGTAGCGGTAGTAATCTCCTTTCATTTTCAAATAGAACACTTTGCTCTCGGCCGGAGTAGCATTGGGGATGAGGAACTGGTTCAGAAGACCctgtagagagacagacggaAGAAAAGTTGTTGTCAGAAATATGCAAATCAGACACCCAGCCACCAATCAGTTATTTACATGTGAATTGTTGGCTCTAGTCTACAGCAACGCCATTTGCAGCTCTGCAAAAGGTATCACCTAACATTGTATAGGCAGGTCTAGACCCCCCAGCACCAGTTTCTCTGGAAATCACATCTAGCCGTGTGATGtagtagtagggagttgtagtagggagttgtagtttccagcCGTGTGATGtagtagtagggagttgtagtttccagccgtgtgatgtagtagggagttgtagtttccagccgtgtgatgtagtagggagttgtagtttccagcCGTGTGATGTAGTAAGAGTTGTAGTTTCTAGCTGTGTGATGtagtagtagggagttgtagtttccagcCGTGTGATGtagtagtagggagttgtagtttccagctcagttggtagagcatgcttAGGGTAGTTCAAGGGAGTTGTAGAATGTTGCACACATGACCGctttgataaaagcgtctgctaaatggcatatattattattattattattatagtagtagggagttgtagtagggagttgtagtttccagctgtgtgatgtagtagtagggagttgtagtttccaactgtgtgatgtagtagtagggagttgtagtttccagcCGTGTGATGtagtagtagggagttgtagtttccagcCGTGTGATGTAGCAGTAGGGAgttgtagtagggagttgtagtttccagcCGTGTGATGtagtagtagggagttgtagtttccagcCGTGTGATGTAGCAGTAGGGAgttgtagtagggagttgtagtttccagccgtgtgatgtagtagggagttgtagtttccagccgtgtgatgtagtagggagttgtagtttccagccgtgtgatgtagtagggagttgtagtaaGGGAGTTGTAGTTCCCAGccgtgtgatgtagtagggagttgtagtttcctgCCAACAttctacatacagtgcattcggaaagtattcagaccccttgactttttccacgctgttacgttacagccttattctaaaaatggatttttttttaaatgcatcaaTGTATATTTCAATactccataacgacaaagcaaaaacaggtttagagaTTTATGAAAACTTAAAATTAAACCGTAAATATTACAataatataagtattcagacccttaactcagtactttgttgaagcacctttggcagtaatGCCCTGAACCACCCGACACCTCCcccgggtgagagagagacacctcccccgggtgagagagagacacctcccccgggtgagagagagacacctcccccgggtgagagagagacacctcccccgggtgagagagagacacctccCCCGGGTGAGAGAGACCCCCCCCGGGTGAGAGAGACACCTCCcccgggtgagagagagacacctccccgggtgagagagagacacacccccgggtgagagagagacacctccCCCGGGTGAGACCcccgggtgagagagagacacctcccccgggtgagagagagacacctcccccgggtgagagagagacacctcccccgggtgagagagagacacctcccccgggtgagagagagacacctcccccgggtgagagagagacacctcccccgggtgagagagagacacctccCCCGGGTGAGAGAGACACCcccgggtgagagagagacacctccccccgggtgagagagagacacccccgggtgagagagagacacctcccgggtgagagagagacacccccgggtgagagagagacacccgggtgagagagagagagagacaccccccgggtgagagagagacaccacccccgggtgagagagagagagacacctcccccgggtgagagagagacacccccccgggtgagagagagagagacacccccgggtgggtgagagagagagacaccccctgggtgagagagagagagacacctcccccgggtgagagagagagacacctcccccgggtgagagagagagagagacacctcccccgggtgagagagagagagagacaccccccgggtgagagagagagagacaccccctgggtgagagagagagagagacaccccctgggtgagagagagagagacaccccctgggtgagagagagagagacaccccctgggtgagagagagagacaccccctgggtgagagagagagagacaccccctgggtgagagagagagagacacccctgggtgagagagagagacacccctgggtgagagagagagacacccctgggtgagagagagagacaccccctgggtgagagagagacaccccctgggtgagagagagagagacacccctgggtgagagagagagagacacccctgggtgagagagagagacacaccccctgggtgagagagagagagacaccccctgggtgagagagagagagacaccccctgggtgagagagagagagacaccccctgggtgagagagagacatcccaAAGCTTGATGAATTggtttatttgaatcagctgtgttgtgctagggcaaaaaccaggtggtgtctgtctctctctctctctctcacctgagacaCCTGTCCCTCTCAGAGTGTCTCCACAACGGGACCGACAGGTGAGGAATGGCCTAACGAGCTGAACGAGGCCCTACGAACTGGCTAACAGCTAATTACACTGAGCTGATTACTGTCAGACCAGGGCTAGAACCAGGCAGGCAGGAAAACCTCAGTCATttcaagagggagggagggacaaggTTTGGGTAAGAGCCCCAGTCTTAGCACCTCTCGTCAATAAATTGACATGGCAAACTGGTCGGCGGAAAATAAATTATATGGCATTTTGAAGGATGAAAACTCACGGTGGGTCAAAgccaccgagagagagggagcaccTCCCCTTCCCCAGTCGTCTTACCAGCACATCGTTACAGATCTCCTTCAGTTCCTTCTCTATCTTCTCCCTGTACTCCTTGGCCATGGCCTGCTTCTTCTCGCTGCCCTCAGTCTTCTGCTCGATGCTGGACACCACCCTCCAGGAGGAACGCCGAGCGCCCACCACGTTCTTATAGGCCACAGAGAGGAGGTTCCGCTCCTCGTTGGACAACTGGGTGCCTTCCTCCGTCACTGCCTTCATGGAGGCCGCCATGTCGTCGTAGCGCTCGGCCTGCTCCGCCAGCTTGGCCTTCTGGACCAGCTCCTTCTGAACCACCTCGCTCTTGTCAACCATGGCTACTCAGGActgaggacagagaagaagaaacaTGGCTGCCATGGTTACtagggactgaggagagagaagaataaATATCAACCATGGTTACtagggactgaggagagagagaagaataaatATCAACCATGGTTACtagggactgaggagagagagaagaataaatATCAACCATGGTTACtagggactgaggagagagagaagaataaatATCAACCATGGTTACtagggactgaggagagagagaagaataaatATCAACCATGGTTACtagggactgaggagagagagaagaataaacATTAACCATGGTTTCtagggactgaggagagagaagaagaaacgtgtcaaccatggttactagGGACTGAGGAGAAAcatgtcaaccatggttactagGGACTGAGAAGAAGAAACATGGCTGCCATGGTTACtggggactgaggagagagaagaagaaacgtAGCCATGGTTACTaaggactgaggagagagaagaagaaacatgtCAACACCATGGTTACtagggactgaggagagagaagaagaagcatGTCAACACCATGGTTACTAGGGaccgaggagagagaagaagaaacatgtcaaccatggttactaaggactgaggagagagaagaagaaacatgtcaaccatggttaccagggaccgaggagagagaagaaacatgTCAACACCATGGTTAc
This region of Oncorhynchus gorbuscha isolate QuinsamMale2020 ecotype Even-year unplaced genomic scaffold, OgorEven_v1.0 Un_scaffold_1335, whole genome shotgun sequence genomic DNA includes:
- the LOC124022322 gene encoding 14-3-3 protein beta/alpha-A-like; the protein is MVDKSEVVQKELVQKAKLAEQAERYDDMAASMKAVTEEGTQLSNEERNLLSVAYKNVVGARRSSWRVVSSIEQKTEGSEKKQAMAKEYREKIEKELKEICNDVLGLLNQFLIPNATPAESKVFYLKMKGDYYRYLAEVAVGEEKAAIIGNSQEAYKDAFEISKKDMQPTHPIRLGLALNFSVFYYEILNSPEQACKLAKTAFDDAIAELDSLSEDSYKDSTLIMQLLRDNLTLWTSDNQGDGEDAEEGRD